A window of the Cloacibacillus sp. genome harbors these coding sequences:
- a CDS encoding D-Ala-D-Ala carboxypeptidase family metallohydrolase, giving the protein MRLNDFQITPNFNLREFQCPCCHAVVLHRRLAAAIQRLRDLCARPLVITSGYRCAPHNAAVGGAANSFHRRGLAADVAVPAGSQSLFREMAKEAGFARTIAYPERSFVHLEVSDE; this is encoded by the coding sequence ATGCGTCTTAACGACTTTCAGATAACGCCGAACTTCAACCTCAGGGAATTCCAGTGTCCCTGCTGTCACGCCGTCGTCCTTCACCGGCGGCTCGCCGCTGCCATACAGCGGCTGCGAGACCTGTGCGCGCGCCCGCTTGTCATCACCAGCGGCTACCGCTGCGCGCCGCATAACGCCGCGGTGGGCGGCGCGGCGAACAGCTTCCACCGCCGGGGCCTGGCCGCGGACGTCGCCGTCCCCGCCGGCAGCCAGAGCCTCTTCCGCGAAATGGCGAAGGAGGCCGGTTTTGCCAGGACGATCGCCTACCCGGAACGCTCTTTCGTCCATCTGGAGGTCTCCGATGAATAG
- a CDS encoding DUF2284 domain-containing protein, with translation MNYSVTRYCTLCEADDFVASCVDVPKFLGFCRECRNYGNNWMCPPFDFDPLDIWRSYGKVRLYGLRMTPEGECGGGKSAMESAREIIIKEKRGLIDELLEEEKKIPGSLSFFAGSCELCPVCAKATGKPCRFPAMARHSIEALGADVSVALKKYLGLDILWIRGDKLPEYLTLAAALLLPR, from the coding sequence ATGAATTATTCCGTTACAAGATACTGCACGCTCTGTGAGGCGGATGATTTCGTCGCGTCCTGCGTCGACGTCCCGAAGTTTCTCGGCTTCTGCCGCGAGTGCCGGAATTACGGGAACAACTGGATGTGTCCCCCCTTCGACTTTGATCCGCTCGATATATGGCGCTCCTACGGCAAAGTCAGGCTCTACGGCCTGCGGATGACTCCCGAGGGGGAATGCGGCGGGGGAAAAAGCGCGATGGAGAGCGCCAGGGAGATAATCATAAAGGAAAAACGCGGATTGATCGACGAACTTTTAGAAGAAGAAAAGAAGATACCGGGCAGCCTCAGCTTCTTCGCCGGCTCCTGCGAGCTCTGCCCCGTATGCGCGAAGGCGACCGGCAAGCCCTGCCGTTTTCCCGCGATGGCGCGCCACTCGATAGAGGCTCTCGGCGCGGACGTGAGCGTCGCCCTGAAAAAATACCTCGGCCTCGACATCCTCTGGATACGCGGCGATAAACTGCCGGAGTACCTAACACTCGCCGCCGCGCTGCTGCTGCCGCGATAA
- a CDS encoding YvrJ family protein, with protein MDELMGSIIQNGFSIAVASFLLVRMDRRLEELTKAVISLGAVMEKIARPEN; from the coding sequence ATGGACGAGCTGATGGGCAGCATTATCCAGAACGGATTCTCCATCGCGGTGGCCTCATTCCTGCTCGTCAGGATGGACAGACGTCTTGAAGAGCTGACGAAAGCGGTCATAAGCCTTGGCGCCGTCATGGAAAAGATCGCGCGTCCAGAAAACTGA
- a CDS encoding Fic family protein, translating into MKRGEHCPYYDFDEYLRQGEPHRRKRAESWKTAIGLQAVDGLKPSAYLLETAKRHIEGDISIDEVKNLIDSYYQSKSGKAPEDGRTEEADKVSANITGLLNEKAFTFSPAGYISIHRRIFAGVFDFAGQIRDYNITKKEWVLRGDTVLYASAAELCAALEYDFAQEKRFNYSGLSVGAVAAHITKFVSDLWQVHVFGEGNTRTTAVFTIKYLCSMGFEVNNDIFTDNAWYFRNALVRANYRNYQKGIEANSEYLERFFRNLLLGERNELKNRFLLVGVHYEGDEHGLSRESAPNRHQATSLQAPCKFNGGDPNILRLVMALGEKQMSVKEMLIAVNLRDRGNFTVSYLEPAIMDGFIRLLYPGKPNHPRQKYLLTDKGLALYRNAAF; encoded by the coding sequence ATGAAAAGAGGCGAACATTGTCCGTATTATGACTTTGACGAGTATCTGCGTCAGGGCGAGCCTCACCGGCGAAAACGGGCCGAGTCGTGGAAAACGGCCATCGGCCTGCAGGCGGTCGACGGGTTAAAGCCGTCGGCATATTTGCTGGAGACTGCGAAACGACATATCGAAGGCGATATTTCTATTGACGAAGTCAAGAATTTAATTGACAGTTATTATCAAAGCAAATCCGGCAAGGCGCCGGAAGACGGCAGAACGGAAGAGGCGGACAAGGTGTCCGCTAATATTACCGGACTGTTGAACGAAAAGGCTTTTACCTTTTCTCCGGCAGGCTATATCTCTATCCACCGCCGTATATTTGCCGGTGTATTTGATTTCGCCGGGCAAATCAGAGATTACAATATAACGAAAAAAGAATGGGTGCTGCGTGGTGACACGGTACTGTATGCCAGCGCGGCAGAGTTATGCGCGGCGTTGGAGTACGATTTTGCGCAGGAGAAGCGGTTTAATTACAGCGGCCTCTCCGTCGGAGCAGTGGCGGCACATATCACGAAGTTTGTCTCCGACCTATGGCAGGTTCACGTCTTCGGTGAAGGCAATACCCGAACGACCGCCGTATTTACCATAAAGTATCTTTGTTCTATGGGATTCGAGGTCAATAACGACATCTTTACAGACAATGCATGGTACTTCCGCAACGCTCTGGTGCGCGCCAATTACAGGAATTATCAAAAGGGGATCGAAGCGAATTCCGAATATCTGGAGCGCTTCTTTCGTAATTTACTGTTGGGGGAGCGAAACGAATTGAAGAACCGTTTTTTGCTGGTCGGAGTCCACTATGAGGGGGACGAACACGGTCTTTCAAGGGAAAGTGCACCCAACAGGCACCAGGCAACCTCCTTACAAGCACCCTGCAAGTTTAACGGCGGCGATCCAAATATTTTAAGACTGGTTATGGCGCTTGGTGAGAAACAGATGTCAGTCAAAGAGATGCTTATCGCGGTGAATTTGCGTGACAGAGGAAATTTTACCGTCTCTTATCTGGAGCCGGCGATCATGGATGGTTTTATTCGGCTGCTCTACCCTGGCAAGCCCAATCATCCGCGCCAAAAATATCTGCTTACAGATAAAGGGCTGGCTTTATATAGGAACGCTGCGTTTTAA
- a CDS encoding sigma-70 family RNA polymerase sigma factor, protein MNSEAQVREIADSYTPLVKATACRYQGRGADYEDLVQEGYLALLLLIPKCPDMKWLAHFLKNNLPGIVRDAAARMRRGRTQGDEVLLEEIEETVGAEEERYREVELRETLFRILSPEELDLTQALIEGFTQREIAETLGISQQAVAARLRKIRDKLKGIITAM, encoded by the coding sequence ATGAATAGCGAGGCGCAGGTACGGGAGATTGCGGACAGTTATACGCCGCTTGTCAAAGCCACCGCCTGCCGCTATCAGGGGCGCGGCGCCGACTATGAGGATCTTGTGCAGGAGGGCTATCTCGCGCTGCTCCTCCTGATTCCCAAATGTCCCGACATGAAGTGGCTCGCCCATTTCCTCAAAAACAATCTGCCCGGCATCGTCCGTGACGCGGCGGCGCGCATGAGGCGCGGACGGACGCAGGGAGACGAGGTGCTGCTGGAGGAGATCGAGGAGACGGTGGGGGCGGAAGAGGAGAGATACCGGGAGGTGGAGCTGCGGGAGACGCTTTTCCGTATCCTCAGCCCCGAAGAGCTTGACCTCACGCAGGCGCTCATCGAGGGCTTTACCCAGAGAGAGATCGCGGAGACCCTCGGCATCAGCCAGCAGGCCGTCGCCGCGCGGCTGCGGAAGATAAGAGATAAACTCAAAGGCATTATAACGGCAATGTAG
- a CDS encoding DUF2922 domain-containing protein, with product MKTIRMKFITEAGKNFYMSMDYAAPELSGAEGAAKVKAAADLILEQQPFDVTLISCESAEFIERTSTEIELTEAGA from the coding sequence ATGAAGACGATCCGAATGAAATTCATCACAGAGGCGGGCAAGAACTTCTACATGAGCATGGACTACGCGGCTCCCGAGCTCTCCGGAGCGGAGGGCGCGGCGAAGGTCAAGGCCGCGGCTGACCTCATCCTTGAGCAGCAGCCCTTTGACGTGACCCTGATATCCTGCGAATCGGCGGAGTTCATCGAGCGCACGTCGACCGAGATCGAACTCACAGAGGCCGGAGCATAG